A portion of the Deltaproteobacteria bacterium genome contains these proteins:
- the tal gene encoding transaldolase: MNPLKDLNEHGQSVWLDFIQRKLLTGGELRRLVDEDGLKGVTSNPAIFEKAIADSDDYDDLIARLGADGAAESKAVYEAIATRDIQEAADVLRTVYDETDGRDGYVSLEVSPYLAHDTEGTVAEARRLWSTVARDNLMIKVPGTAAGVPAIERLIGEGISVNVTLLFAREAYEQVAQAYIRGLAKAAADGRDVARIASVASFFISRIDSLVDDTLTKRIEAAADDQEKERLRVLMGKVAIANAKVTYKRYKEILQGEGWQALSGKGARPQRLLWASTSTKNPDYPDVLYVDELIGKDTVNTIPPATLDAFRDHGKARTSLEEDVEGAAETMAALEAAGVSMKEVTDKLLEDGVRLFSEAFDKLLAAVEAECRKAADRGGASS; encoded by the coding sequence ATGAACCCGTTGAAAGACCTGAACGAACACGGCCAGTCCGTCTGGCTCGACTTCATCCAGCGGAAGCTGCTCACCGGCGGCGAGCTGCGGCGCCTGGTGGACGAGGACGGCCTCAAGGGGGTCACCTCCAATCCGGCCATCTTCGAGAAAGCCATCGCCGACAGCGACGACTACGACGACCTCATCGCGCGGCTCGGGGCCGACGGTGCGGCCGAGTCCAAGGCGGTCTACGAGGCCATCGCCACCCGCGACATCCAGGAGGCTGCGGACGTGCTGCGGACCGTGTACGACGAGACCGACGGCCGCGACGGCTACGTCAGCCTGGAGGTGTCGCCCTATCTGGCCCACGATACGGAGGGGACGGTGGCCGAAGCCCGGCGGCTGTGGAGCACCGTGGCGCGCGACAACCTGATGATCAAGGTACCCGGCACCGCCGCCGGGGTGCCGGCCATCGAGCGCCTGATCGGCGAGGGCATCAGCGTCAACGTGACCCTGCTCTTCGCCCGGGAAGCCTACGAGCAGGTGGCCCAGGCCTACATCCGGGGGTTGGCCAAGGCCGCCGCCGACGGCCGCGACGTGGCGCGCATCGCCAGCGTCGCGAGCTTCTTCATCTCGCGCATCGATTCGCTGGTGGACGACACCCTCACGAAGCGCATCGAGGCCGCCGCCGACGACCAGGAGAAGGAACGTCTGCGCGTCCTCATGGGCAAGGTGGCCATCGCCAACGCCAAGGTCACGTACAAGCGCTACAAGGAGATCCTCCAGGGCGAGGGCTGGCAGGCGTTGTCGGGCAAGGGCGCCCGGCCCCAGCGGCTCCTCTGGGCCAGCACCAGCACCAAGAACCCGGATTATCCCGACGTGCTGTACGTCGACGAACTCATCGGCAAGGACACGGTCAACACCATTCCGCCCGCCACGCTGGACGCGTTCCGGGACCACGGCAAGGCGCGGACGAGCCTGGAGGAGGACGTGGAGGGCGCGGCCGAGACCATGGCGGCGCTGGAGGCAGCGGGCGTGTCCATGAAGGAAGTGACGGACAAGCTCCTGGAGGACGGGGTGCGGCTCTTCTCCGAGGCGTTCGACAAGCTGCTCGCGGCGGTCGAGGCGGAATGCCGGAAGGCGGCGGACCGCGGCGGCGCTTCGTCCTGA
- a CDS encoding FAD-dependent thymidylate synthase, producing MEPFSPAERERLAPFFTNVDRPVFGLRLPQEVSGALFSRYSRSARDLRRTFLDEFLGDADLSPALGTPASAGPDDPAVQRARAFYDRVLVGYGDDSVAQLGGAHVACEDISNVAAKVLEDARIGMAPLEKSTRYVRFDRKDASGRYLYYVEPTLNASPHRRDYLELMELLFDTYSRQMEPVIAHVRRSLPLEEMALRNPRTGDPITYAEARKDEKLAKWAESAYRSTVRAQACDILRGYLPAATRTNVGLFGVGQAYEYLLSKCYSSDLAELRGLGSAMRGELDALIPSFVKRARASAYLSETFTRTRALAQELVTEAALPAEDVTLVDYDDQAEERVIAAILYPHTRQPLSRLRELAADMPEERRQAVLDAYMKGRGHRREKPGRALEQVFYTFDITGNLGIYRDLQRHRLLSQERQDFTTAHGYDTPPAIVEAGFGDEYRRCMERAAEGHDRIHADHPREAQYVVPFAYRVRWYMKMNLREAVHVGELRTLPQGHPDYREITQKMWREIRSVHPRLAGYAKFIDWETYRLGRLASELRTEFKKSGR from the coding sequence ATGGAACCCTTCAGTCCCGCTGAGCGCGAGCGGCTCGCGCCCTTCTTCACCAACGTGGACCGGCCGGTCTTCGGCCTGCGCCTGCCACAGGAGGTGTCCGGCGCGCTGTTCTCCCGCTACAGCCGCTCGGCCCGGGACCTCCGGCGCACGTTCCTGGACGAGTTCCTCGGCGACGCCGACCTCTCCCCCGCACTCGGCACGCCCGCGTCCGCGGGACCGGACGACCCGGCGGTGCAACGCGCCCGCGCCTTCTACGACCGGGTGCTCGTGGGCTACGGCGACGACTCGGTGGCGCAGCTCGGCGGCGCCCACGTCGCCTGCGAAGACATCTCCAACGTGGCGGCCAAGGTCCTGGAGGACGCGCGCATCGGCATGGCGCCGCTGGAGAAGTCCACCCGCTACGTGCGCTTCGACCGCAAGGACGCTTCCGGCCGCTACCTGTATTATGTCGAGCCGACCCTGAATGCCTCGCCGCACCGGCGCGACTACCTGGAGCTCATGGAGCTTCTGTTCGACACGTACTCGCGCCAGATGGAACCCGTGATCGCGCACGTGCGCAGGTCCCTGCCGCTCGAGGAGATGGCGCTGCGCAACCCGCGGACCGGCGACCCCATCACCTACGCCGAGGCGCGAAAGGACGAGAAGCTGGCCAAGTGGGCCGAGAGCGCGTACCGCTCCACCGTGCGCGCCCAGGCGTGCGACATCCTGCGGGGTTATCTGCCGGCGGCCACCCGCACCAACGTCGGGCTCTTCGGCGTGGGACAGGCGTACGAGTACCTGCTGTCGAAGTGCTACTCCAGCGACCTCGCCGAGCTGCGCGGCCTCGGATCCGCCATGCGCGGGGAGCTCGACGCGCTCATCCCGTCGTTCGTCAAGCGGGCGCGGGCCAGCGCCTACCTGTCGGAGACCTTCACCCGGACGCGCGCGTTGGCCCAGGAGCTGGTGACGGAAGCCGCGCTGCCGGCCGAGGACGTGACACTCGTCGACTACGACGACCAGGCGGAGGAGCGGGTCATCGCCGCCATCCTGTACCCGCACACGCGCCAGCCCCTGTCACGGTTGCGCGAGCTGGCGGCGGACATGCCGGAGGAGCGGCGGCAGGCGGTGCTCGACGCCTACATGAAGGGCCGCGGGCACCGGCGCGAGAAACCCGGACGCGCGCTGGAACAGGTGTTCTACACCTTCGACATCACCGGCAACCTGGGCATCTACCGGGACCTGCAACGGCACCGGCTGCTGAGCCAGGAACGCCAGGACTTCACCACGGCGCACGGCTACGACACGCCGCCCGCGATCGTCGAGGCCGGCTTCGGCGACGAGTACCGGCGCTGCATGGAGCGGGCGGCGGAGGGCCACGACCGCATTCACGCGGACCATCCGCGCGAAGCCCAGTACGTGGTGCCGTTCGCCTATCGGGTGCGCTGGTACATGAAGATGAATCTGCGGGAGGCGGTGCACGTCGGCGAGCTGCGGACGCTGCCCCAGGGGCATCCCGACTACCGGGAGATTACGCAGAAAATGTGGCGTGAAATCCGAAGCGTGCACCCGCGATTGGCGGGTTACGCCAAGTTCATCGACTGGGAGACCTACCGGCTGGGGCGGCTCGCTTCGGAACTGCGCACGGAGTTCAAGAAATCCGGGCGGTAA
- a CDS encoding MFS transporter: MLRKPDPSWIVAGAASLTFGFVRGLHTSFAVFFVALLDTFQWSRGVTAGLQSASLIMDALVSPFIGRLTDRLGPRRVVAAGGVLLAVGLVLCSQVSTPWELYLYFGVVMSLGFAASGVVPHVLVVADWFPTRRGLVLGIVYGAVGVGTLILSPLSQWLISLWGWPRVFQALAAAILIAVVPLVWSTYRPSPHDAHTPAGSGGGTPAGQWSVRLALRSIQFWSLFISRLLGSVGTVLVITHQVAHVVDIGYGHIWAAGVFGVMAFVSAAGRVTFGYIADAFTKRAAYTLNIVCAAVGVTALTLATDTAQPWLLYVYVGGFGIAFGSRAVILSAITADIFAGRGFGTIFGLSVASVGFGGATGAWLGGALHDLTGDYAASFNVANGLLISSVVAVWITGLDWMRRFDQRLWADSPPGT; this comes from the coding sequence ATGCTGCGGAAACCCGACCCATCCTGGATCGTCGCAGGCGCCGCCTCATTGACCTTCGGCTTCGTCCGCGGCCTGCACACGTCCTTCGCCGTCTTTTTCGTGGCGCTCCTCGATACGTTCCAGTGGAGCCGCGGGGTGACCGCCGGGCTTCAGTCCGCGAGCCTGATCATGGATGCCCTGGTGTCGCCCTTCATCGGACGGCTCACCGACCGCCTGGGGCCGCGGCGGGTCGTGGCCGCGGGCGGCGTCCTCCTGGCTGTGGGCCTGGTCCTCTGCAGCCAGGTGAGCACCCCCTGGGAGCTCTATCTCTACTTCGGGGTGGTGATGTCGCTGGGGTTCGCGGCCAGCGGCGTGGTGCCCCACGTGCTGGTGGTGGCGGACTGGTTTCCCACGCGCCGGGGACTGGTGCTGGGCATCGTCTACGGAGCCGTGGGAGTGGGAACCCTCATCCTTTCGCCCCTGAGCCAGTGGCTGATCTCCCTGTGGGGCTGGCCGCGGGTGTTCCAGGCGCTGGCGGCGGCCATCCTCATCGCCGTGGTGCCGCTGGTGTGGAGCACCTACCGCCCCAGCCCCCACGACGCGCATACGCCGGCGGGAAGCGGCGGCGGCACCCCGGCCGGCCAGTGGTCGGTGCGCCTGGCGTTGAGGAGCATCCAGTTCTGGAGCCTGTTCATCTCGCGGCTGTTGGGTTCCGTCGGCACGGTGCTGGTCATTACCCATCAGGTCGCCCACGTGGTGGACATCGGGTATGGCCACATCTGGGCCGCCGGCGTCTTCGGCGTGATGGCGTTCGTCAGCGCCGCCGGCCGGGTGACCTTCGGCTACATCGCCGACGCCTTCACCAAGCGGGCGGCCTACACCCTCAACATCGTGTGCGCGGCGGTCGGCGTCACGGCCCTCACCCTGGCCACGGACACGGCGCAACCTTGGCTGCTTTACGTTTACGTCGGCGGCTTCGGCATCGCCTTCGGCTCCCGCGCCGTGATCCTCTCGGCGATCACCGCCGACATCTTCGCCGGCCGGGGCTTCGGCACCATCTTCGGCCTCTCGGTGGCGAGCGTGGGATTCGGCGGCGCCACCGGCGCGTGGCTGGGCGGTGCGCTGCACGATCTCACGGGCGACTACGCCGCCTCGTTCAACGTCGCCAACGGGCTCCTGATCTCCTCGGTGGTGGCGGTCTGGATCACCGGCCTCGACTGGATGCGCCGTTTCGACCAGCGACTGTGGGCGGACAGCCCCCCGGGCACCTGA
- the rpe gene encoding ribulose-phosphate 3-epimerase, whose product MSAIEILPSVLSADFRALGQQIAEVDEAGADGIHVDVMDGRFVPNITIGPLIVEAARRSTDLPLDVHLMIVEPERYLEDFAKAGADTLLVHQEACPHLHGTVQQIKSLGKKAGVVLNPATPLATLDGILPDLDQVLLMSVNPGFGGQSFIESSVDKLRRLRRMLDERGLEIAVEIDGGIGPDNAARVVGAGARLLVAGSSVYKAPGGAAEGVRRLRASVPAES is encoded by the coding sequence ATGAGCGCAATCGAGATACTCCCTTCCGTCCTGTCCGCGGATTTCCGCGCTCTCGGGCAGCAGATCGCCGAGGTGGACGAGGCCGGCGCCGACGGCATCCACGTGGACGTCATGGACGGCCGCTTCGTGCCCAACATCACCATCGGGCCGCTCATCGTCGAGGCGGCGCGCCGCAGCACCGACTTGCCCCTGGACGTGCACCTGATGATCGTCGAGCCGGAGCGCTACCTGGAAGACTTCGCCAAGGCCGGGGCCGACACCCTGCTGGTGCACCAGGAGGCCTGCCCGCATCTCCACGGCACCGTGCAGCAGATCAAGTCCCTGGGCAAGAAGGCCGGCGTGGTGCTCAACCCGGCCACCCCGCTGGCCACCCTGGACGGCATCCTGCCGGACCTGGACCAGGTCCTGCTCATGAGCGTGAACCCGGGTTTCGGCGGCCAGAGCTTCATCGAGAGCAGCGTGGACAAGCTGCGCCGCCTCCGGCGCATGCTCGACGAGCGCGGCCTGGAGATCGCCGTGGAGATCGACGGCGGCATCGGCCCGGACAACGCCGCTCGGGTCGTGGGCGCCGGAGCCCGACTGCTGGTGGCCGGCTCCTCCGTCTACAAGGCGCCGGGGGGCGCCGCCGAAGGCGTCAGGCGCCTGCGGGCGAGCGTCCCCGCGGAGTCGTAG
- a CDS encoding MFS transporter, whose product MTADSTHPATKPRLFYGWYIVGAGFLANISCAFFLSSTLSVFLKPITTDLGVSRGIFSLLRSGEHLLYAGMAPWIGAKLDQYGPRRMMVAGAILSAIGFLLLGQVGSFFQFASVRLTLMAVGHALVCYFVVNVTVARWFVRMRGRALAISHLGHGIAKIVISAVVGWLLTFIAWRQVWTLFGALVVVLAVIPVAILMRRSPEDMGLHPDGAPPRKAPGAAGRVQERAAGTEDGPEPEVRWTRREVRRTSTFWLIILAFGMVDIGITGLNLHVVSYVSDLGFGGVPAALTMTVIAGTQASSGLLWGFVGERVTVRKVVSFLFLVEAAGLYVAANAQDLSTIYLGFFFYGLGLGGAQVLEEVMWANYFGRVSLGTVRGAALQIILLCGVCGPPFFGFVNDYTGSYTISFYMFIGMLLVSSVLTLTIRSPRPPAGVEAAA is encoded by the coding sequence GTGACCGCTGATTCCACGCATCCCGCCACGAAACCACGCCTCTTCTATGGCTGGTACATCGTCGGCGCCGGCTTCCTGGCCAACATCTCCTGTGCCTTCTTCCTCTCCAGCACCCTCAGCGTCTTCCTGAAGCCGATCACCACCGACCTCGGTGTCTCCCGGGGCATTTTCTCCCTCCTGCGTTCGGGCGAACACCTGCTGTACGCCGGCATGGCGCCGTGGATCGGGGCCAAGCTCGACCAATACGGACCGCGGCGCATGATGGTCGCCGGCGCGATCCTCTCGGCCATCGGGTTTCTGCTGCTGGGGCAGGTGGGTTCCTTCTTTCAGTTCGCGTCGGTGCGCCTGACCCTGATGGCCGTGGGCCATGCGCTGGTGTGCTACTTCGTGGTGAACGTCACCGTGGCCCGGTGGTTCGTGCGCATGCGCGGACGAGCCCTGGCCATCTCCCACCTGGGGCACGGCATCGCCAAGATAGTCATCTCGGCGGTGGTGGGCTGGCTGCTGACGTTCATCGCGTGGCGCCAGGTATGGACCCTGTTCGGCGCGCTCGTGGTGGTGCTCGCGGTCATCCCGGTGGCGATCCTCATGCGCCGGAGCCCGGAGGACATGGGGCTTCATCCGGACGGCGCTCCCCCCCGGAAGGCCCCGGGGGCGGCGGGTCGTGTGCAGGAGCGGGCGGCCGGCACCGAGGACGGGCCGGAACCCGAAGTTCGCTGGACGCGACGCGAGGTGCGGCGCACGTCCACCTTCTGGTTGATCATCCTGGCATTCGGCATGGTGGACATCGGCATCACCGGTCTCAACCTCCACGTCGTCTCCTACGTCTCGGACCTGGGATTCGGCGGCGTCCCGGCCGCCCTGACCATGACCGTAATCGCCGGGACGCAAGCGTCCTCCGGACTGCTGTGGGGCTTCGTCGGCGAGCGCGTCACCGTCCGCAAGGTCGTCTCGTTCCTGTTCCTGGTGGAGGCCGCCGGTCTGTACGTGGCGGCGAACGCGCAGGACCTCTCGACGATCTACCTCGGGTTCTTCTTCTACGGATTGGGCCTCGGCGGCGCCCAGGTGCTGGAGGAGGTCATGTGGGCCAACTACTTCGGCCGGGTCTCGCTGGGCACGGTCCGCGGCGCCGCCCTGCAGATCATCCTGCTGTGCGGCGTCTGCGGCCCGCCGTTCTTCGGTTTCGTGAATGACTACACCGGCTCCTACACGATCTCGTTCTACATGTTCATCGGCATGCTGCTGGTCTCGTCGGTGCTCACGCTGACGATACGGAGCCCGCGGCCGCCGGCTGGAGTCGAAGCGGCGGCGTGA
- a CDS encoding carboxypeptidase regulatory-like domain-containing protein has translation MLTAASPAAGQAVNPAESRVSAPHRLSGNAGTLAGTLRFGGSAPPPGVLRVYKEQAFCGSGVPDPSLVIDPAGGLKNVVVTLSGTGLQGHARPPGAIQLDNVGCRFAPHVQAAQVGSTLLLLNSDPILHDAHARLGRRTVFNDGLPWWRRVKRTLSRPGLLKIICELHHAWMSAYIVVSPNPFFAVTDSRGRYAIEGIPPGTYEARFWHERLGEASRRVVVEPGAERRLDVLLPP, from the coding sequence ATGCTGACCGCCGCATCACCGGCCGCGGGCCAAGCGGTGAACCCCGCTGAATCCCGCGTCTCCGCGCCTCACCGCCTTTCGGGCAACGCCGGCACCCTCGCCGGCACCCTGCGCTTCGGCGGAAGCGCGCCGCCGCCCGGCGTGTTGCGCGTCTACAAGGAACAGGCATTCTGCGGCTCCGGCGTGCCCGACCCGAGCCTCGTCATCGACCCCGCGGGCGGCCTGAAGAACGTCGTCGTGACCCTGAGCGGAACGGGTCTACAGGGACACGCGCGGCCACCCGGCGCCATCCAGCTCGACAACGTCGGCTGCCGCTTCGCTCCCCACGTGCAGGCGGCCCAGGTTGGCAGCACCCTGCTCCTCCTGAACAGCGACCCCATCCTCCACGACGCGCACGCGCGCCTCGGCCGGCGCACCGTGTTCAACGACGGCCTGCCCTGGTGGCGCCGGGTCAAGCGCACCCTGAGCCGGCCCGGCCTCCTGAAGATCATCTGCGAGCTGCACCACGCCTGGATGAGCGCCTACATCGTGGTCTCGCCCAACCCGTTCTTCGCCGTGACCGACTCGCGCGGCCGTTACGCGATCGAGGGAATCCCGCCGGGGACCTACGAGGCGCGTTTCTGGCACGAACGGCTGGGAGAGGCGTCGCGGCGGGTGGTGGTGGAACCCGGAGCGGAACGGCGGCTCGACGTGCTGCTGCCGCCCTGA
- the tkt gene encoding transketolase, with protein sequence MSDAHLDELSINTIRTLSIDGVQQANSGHPGTPMAMAPVAYCLWQRFLRFDPDDPIWPNRDRFVLSAGHASMLLYSLLHLTGVKAVSKDYETLGDLSVPLEALQQFRQLDSRCPGHPEYRWTSGVETTTGPLGQGVATSVGMALAGSWMAARYNQPGFDDLIDFDVFALCGDGCMMEGVCNEAASLAAHLKLSKLCWIYDNNRITIEGHTALAFSDDVATRFLGYGWNVVRVGDANDLEMLERAFRTFHDTTDRPTLVIVDSHIGYGSPNKQDTSGAHGEPLGEEEVKLTKRRYGWPEDARFHVPDGVREHFRTGMGERGKALRDAWFARIDDYRERYPELADELYRMQHRQLPDGWDRDLPEFPADPKGLAGRDASGKVLNALARSVPWLMGGAADLAPSTKTRLTFDGAGDFSAENPAGRNLHFGVREHAMASVMNGMALIKVRAFGSGFLIFSDYARGAIRLSALMELPVVHVFTHDSIGVGEDGPTHQPVEHLASLRAVPGLMVLRPGDANEVTAAWKVIMERHHEPAVLVLTRQALPTLDRTRYASADGVARGAYVLADAPDGQPEVLLLATGSEVPLCVEAYETLTAEGVKARVVSMPCWELFDDQDEDYRDSVIPPEVTARVSVEQASVFGWSKYTGLTGHQIGMRSFGASAPLKDLQKKFGFTAADVVAAAKAQLARRKA encoded by the coding sequence ATGAGCGACGCCCATCTCGACGAGTTGTCCATCAACACCATCCGCACCCTGTCCATCGACGGGGTCCAGCAGGCCAACTCCGGGCATCCGGGCACGCCCATGGCCATGGCGCCGGTGGCCTACTGCCTGTGGCAGCGCTTCCTTCGCTTCGATCCCGACGATCCCATCTGGCCCAACCGGGACCGCTTCGTGCTGTCCGCGGGGCACGCCTCCATGCTCCTCTATTCGCTGCTGCACCTGACCGGGGTCAAGGCGGTGAGCAAGGACTACGAGACGCTGGGCGACCTGTCGGTGCCGCTGGAGGCGTTGCAGCAGTTCCGCCAGTTGGACAGCCGCTGCCCGGGCCATCCGGAGTACCGCTGGACCTCGGGCGTGGAGACCACCACCGGCCCCCTGGGACAGGGCGTTGCCACCAGCGTGGGCATGGCCCTCGCCGGAAGCTGGATGGCCGCGCGCTACAACCAGCCGGGTTTCGACGACCTCATCGACTTCGACGTATTCGCCCTGTGCGGCGACGGCTGCATGATGGAGGGGGTGTGCAACGAAGCCGCCTCCCTCGCCGCGCACCTCAAGCTCTCCAAGCTGTGCTGGATCTACGACAACAACCGCATCACCATCGAGGGGCACACCGCCCTGGCCTTCTCCGACGACGTCGCCACGCGCTTCCTGGGGTACGGGTGGAACGTCGTGCGCGTGGGCGACGCCAATGACCTGGAGATGCTGGAGCGGGCGTTCCGCACCTTCCACGACACCACCGACCGGCCCACCCTGGTCATCGTCGACAGCCACATCGGCTACGGCTCGCCCAACAAGCAGGACACCAGCGGCGCCCACGGCGAGCCGCTGGGAGAGGAGGAGGTGAAGCTCACCAAGAGGCGCTACGGCTGGCCGGAGGACGCGCGCTTCCACGTCCCCGACGGCGTGCGCGAGCACTTCCGGACGGGCATGGGAGAACGCGGCAAGGCCTTGCGGGACGCCTGGTTCGCGCGCATCGACGACTACCGGGAGCGCTACCCGGAGCTGGCGGACGAGCTTTACCGGATGCAGCACCGCCAGCTTCCCGACGGCTGGGACCGGGACCTGCCGGAGTTCCCCGCGGACCCCAAGGGCTTGGCCGGCCGCGACGCCTCGGGCAAGGTGCTGAACGCGCTGGCGCGGAGCGTGCCGTGGCTCATGGGCGGCGCCGCGGACCTGGCGCCGTCCACCAAGACGCGCCTCACCTTCGACGGCGCCGGCGACTTCTCGGCCGAGAACCCCGCCGGGCGCAACCTTCACTTCGGCGTCCGTGAGCACGCCATGGCGTCGGTCATGAACGGCATGGCGCTGATCAAGGTGCGCGCCTTCGGCTCGGGCTTCCTGATCTTCAGCGACTACGCCCGCGGCGCCATCCGGCTGAGCGCGCTCATGGAGCTGCCGGTGGTCCACGTCTTCACCCACGACTCCATCGGAGTGGGGGAGGACGGGCCGACGCACCAGCCGGTGGAGCACCTGGCTTCGCTGCGGGCGGTGCCCGGCCTGATGGTGCTGCGCCCGGGCGACGCCAACGAGGTGACCGCGGCCTGGAAGGTCATCATGGAGCGGCACCACGAGCCCGCGGTGCTGGTGCTGACGCGCCAGGCGCTGCCGACCCTGGACCGCACCCGCTACGCCTCGGCCGACGGCGTGGCCCGGGGCGCCTACGTGCTCGCCGACGCGCCCGACGGCCAGCCCGAGGTGCTGCTGCTGGCCACCGGCAGCGAGGTGCCGCTGTGCGTGGAAGCCTACGAGACCCTGACCGCGGAAGGCGTCAAGGCGCGGGTGGTGAGCATGCCTTGCTGGGAACTGTTCGACGACCAGGACGAGGACTACCGCGACAGCGTGATCCCGCCGGAGGTCACGGCGCGGGTGTCGGTGGAGCAGGCGTCGGTGTTCGGCTGGAGCAAGTACACCGGCCTCACCGGGCACCAGATCGGCATGCGTTCCTTCGGCGCCTCGGCGCCGCTCAAGGACCTGCAGAAGAAGTTCGGTTTCACCGCCGCGGACGTGGTCGCCGCGGCCAAGGCGCAGCTCGCACGGAGGAAAGCATGA
- a CDS encoding MFS transporter, which translates to MTRKIFYGWYIVGVGFICYLGSSFALSSTLSVFLKPLTTEFGISRGMFSFIRSGEVMLSSVVAALVGPLIDRYGARWLIITGALVGGAGFVLLSQVQQFWQFMVIRWLPVTMGDTLISYMVVNVMISRWFVRRRGRAISIANTGNGIAKSTMPLLAVWLFALVGWRHTWLVFGLLTWAMVVLPAFLMVRRSPEDMGLLPDGAFAPYEPSRGRTPERQSPPAPSVDIPWTRKEAVHTSTFWLLVLSFGIVSVGIIGLNLHVYPYITDIGYSPEVAATVMGMMALTQMGATLFWGLTADRIDVRKAAFAQFVVQACGLGLAMSAGGITAVYLGFLLYGFGLGGSLVIRELLWASYFGRISLGRVRGLGFLITRVFTTAGPPFFGFFYDYTGSYFLSFSSFIAGLLVSAFLVLLLRPPRKPGSAPDAPDAAAP; encoded by the coding sequence GTGACGCGCAAGATCTTCTACGGCTGGTACATCGTCGGCGTCGGCTTCATTTGCTACCTTGGCTCTTCCTTTGCCCTTTCCAGCACCCTCAGCGTCTTTCTCAAGCCCCTGACCACGGAGTTCGGGATCTCCCGGGGCATGTTCTCGTTCATCCGCAGCGGCGAGGTCATGCTGTCCTCGGTGGTGGCCGCCCTGGTCGGACCCCTCATCGACCGTTACGGGGCACGCTGGCTCATCATCACGGGCGCGCTGGTGGGAGGGGCGGGCTTCGTCCTGCTGAGCCAGGTGCAACAGTTCTGGCAGTTCATGGTCATACGCTGGCTACCGGTCACCATGGGCGACACCCTCATCAGCTACATGGTGGTCAACGTGATGATCTCGCGCTGGTTCGTGCGCAGGCGCGGCCGCGCCATCTCCATCGCCAACACCGGCAACGGCATCGCCAAGTCGACCATGCCGCTCCTCGCCGTGTGGCTCTTCGCGCTGGTGGGGTGGCGCCACACCTGGCTCGTTTTCGGTCTCCTCACCTGGGCGATGGTCGTGCTGCCCGCGTTCCTGATGGTCCGGCGCAGTCCCGAGGACATGGGGCTTCTGCCGGACGGCGCCTTCGCCCCTTACGAGCCTTCCCGCGGGCGGACACCGGAACGGCAGAGCCCGCCGGCGCCGTCCGTGGACATCCCGTGGACGCGCAAGGAAGCCGTCCACACCAGCACCTTCTGGCTGCTGGTCCTCTCCTTCGGCATCGTCAGCGTCGGCATCATCGGGTTGAACCTCCACGTCTATCCCTACATCACGGACATCGGCTACTCGCCCGAGGTGGCCGCGACGGTCATGGGCATGATGGCCTTGACGCAGATGGGAGCGACGCTGTTCTGGGGCCTCACCGCGGACCGCATCGACGTGCGCAAGGCAGCCTTCGCCCAATTCGTGGTGCAGGCGTGCGGACTGGGCCTGGCAATGTCCGCCGGGGGCATCACCGCGGTGTACCTGGGGTTCCTCCTGTACGGGTTCGGCCTCGGGGGAAGCTTGGTGATCCGCGAGCTCCTGTGGGCCAGCTACTTCGGCCGCATCTCGCTAGGGCGGGTGCGCGGACTGGGCTTCCTGATCACGCGCGTGTTCACCACCGCCGGCCCCCCCTTCTTCGGCTTTTTCTACGACTACACGGGCAGCTACTTCCTGTCCTTCAGCTCCTTCATCGCCGGCCTGCTGGTCTCGGCGTTCCTGGTCCTGCTGCTGCGCCCTCCGCGGAAACCCGGATCGGCGCCGGACGCCCCGGACGCGGCAGCACCGTGA